From a single Anomalospiza imberbis isolate Cuckoo-Finch-1a 21T00152 chromosome 16, ASM3175350v1, whole genome shotgun sequence genomic region:
- the CCZ1 gene encoding vacuolar fusion protein CCZ1 homolog encodes MAAAGAAGQEKQLAPTLLSFFIYNPKLGPKEGEEEKKILFYHPNEVEKNEKIRNVGLCEAIVQFTRTFSPTKPAKSLHTQKNRQFFHEPEENFWMVMVVRNPIIEKHKDGKPVYEYQEEELLDKVYSSVLQQCYSMYKLFNGTFLRAMEDGGVKVLKERLEKFFHRYLQTLHLQSCDLLDVFCGISFFPLDKMTYLKIQSFINRMEESLNIVKYTAFLYNDQLIWSGLEQDDMRILYKYLTTSLFPRHMEPELAGRDSPIRAEMPGNLQHYGRFLTGPLNLNDPETKCRFPKIFVNTDDTYEELHLIVYKAMSAAVCFMIDASIPPTLEFCRKLDSIVGPQLTVLASDICEQYNINKRIAGAEKEPQFKFIYFNHMNLAEKSTIHMRKTPSVSLASVHPDLMKILGDINSDFSRVDEDEEIIVKAMSDYWVVGKKSDQRELYVILNQKNVNLIEVNEEVKKLCATQFNNIFFLD; translated from the exons atggcggcggcgggggcggccggcCAGGAGAAGCAGCTCGCTCCGACCCTTCTCAGTTTCTTCATCTACAACCCCAAGCTAGGGCCCAAAGAGGGAGAG gaagaaaagaagattcTCTTCTATCACCCAAATgaagtagaaaagaatgaaaaaattagaaatgtgGGGCTGTGTGAAGCTATAGTGCAGTTCACGAG gaCCTTTAGCCCAACAAAACCCGCAAAATCCCTACATACACAGAAGAATAGACAGTTTTTCCATGAGCCTGAAGAAAACTTCTGGATGGTCATG GTTGTACGGAATCCCATAATAGAAAAACACAAAGATGGAAAGCCAGTCTATGAATATCAGGAAGAAGAATTGCTG GACAAGGTTTATAGTTCAGTCCTCCAGCAGTGCTACAGCATGTACAAG CTTTTCAATGGCACATTCCTGAGAGCCATGGAAGATGGGGGTGTGAAAGTGCTAAAGGAGAGACTAGAGAAATTCTTCCATCGG TACTTGCAGACACTGCACTTACAGTCTTGTGATCTGCTGGATGTGTTTTGTGGAATCAGCTTCTTTCCACTGGATAAAATGACTTACTTGAAAATTCAGTCATTTATTAATAGGATGGAAGAAAGTCTGAACATAGTCAAGTACACTGCATTTCTCTACAATGACCAGCTTATCTG GAGTGGACTGGAGCAAGATGACATGAGAATTTTGTACAAATATCTCACGACATCTCTGTTTCCAAGGCACATGGAGCCTGAG ttaGCAGGAAGAGATTCTCCAATACGAGCTGAAATGCCAGGAAATCTCCAACACTATGGAAG GTTTCTTACTGGACCTTTAAATCTTAATGATCCAGAAACAAAATGCCGTTTCCCCAAAATATTTGTAAACACTGATGACACTTACGAAGAGCTTCACTTAATTGTTTATAAG GCAATGAGTGCAGCTGTCTGCTTTATGATTGATG CTTCAATTCCACCCACACTGGAGTTTTGCAGAAAACTGGACAGCATTGTTGGGCCTCAGCTCACAGTGTTGGCATCAGACATATGTGAACAATACAACATCAACAAGAGAATAGCAGG AGCTGAGAAGGAACCTCAGTTTAAGTTTATCTATTTCAATCACATGAACCTGGCAGAGAAAAGTACCATTcacatgaggaaaacacccagcGTATCACTTGCATCTGTTCACCCTGACCTCATGAAGATTCTCGGTGACATCAACAGTGACTTCTCCAG AGTTGATGAAGATGAGGAAATTATTGTGAAGGCAATGAGTGATTACTGGGTAGTTGGGAAAAAGTCTGACCAGCGAGAACTATATGTTATTTTGAATCAAAAAAATGTAAATCTGATTGAAGTTAATG aagaaGTGAAGAAACTTTGTGCAACACAgtttaataatattttcttcttggaTTGA